From Rhodothermales bacterium, a single genomic window includes:
- a CDS encoding UpxY family transcription antiterminator — protein MQPSSWRIFYTAPRAETKAEERLAGQGIEVFLPRLTTSRRWSDRIQRVTEPLFRGYLFARVEERGRLSVLQTAGIVRCLAFGGKLASISEAEIEQLRITQVDPEQLTLHPTWLPPIGREVVVIAGPFEGLRGEVIEHRGQLTVMVRVHALRQAVRVLVPADCVTPPGPPYSQTPLRPHIHPHA, from the coding sequence ATGCAACCATCCTCCTGGCGCATCTTCTACACCGCCCCTCGCGCGGAGACGAAGGCCGAGGAGCGGCTCGCCGGCCAGGGTATCGAGGTCTTCCTCCCCCGGCTGACGACTTCGCGCCGGTGGAGCGACCGCATCCAGCGCGTCACCGAGCCGCTGTTCCGGGGCTACCTTTTCGCGCGGGTCGAAGAACGCGGTCGGCTGAGCGTGCTCCAGACCGCCGGCATCGTCCGATGCCTCGCGTTCGGGGGAAAACTCGCTTCCATCTCCGAGGCGGAAATCGAGCAGCTGCGCATCACCCAGGTCGATCCCGAACAGCTCACCCTCCACCCGACCTGGCTCCCCCCCATCGGCCGCGAGGTGGTGGTCATCGCCGGCCCCTTCGAAGGCCTCCGCGGCGAGGTCATCGAGCACCGCGGCCAGCTCACCGTGATGGTGCGCGTCCATGCCCTCCGCCAGGCCGTTCGGGTGCTTGTGCCGGCGGACTGCGTTACCCCCCCTGGGCCCCCCTACTCCCAAACCCCCCTACGTCCCCACATCCATCCACATGCTTGA
- a CDS encoding ABC transporter ATP-binding protein, whose amino-acid sequence MLDLIRMLRAILTAREKKHFALLLVAIFFMGMFEMAGIASIMPFMQLVAQPEAIEQQPWLKAVYTRFAFTSYQSFLIAVGLLVLGLMSVANAFTVFTLWLQHRFAWGSSHAIANRLLRKYMSQPYGFFLQNNTSVLSKQVLTEANELAQGVLLGIATLVARSFVTLAIFGLLMLVDPVLALIILATFGAVYAVVYRGSRSYLGRLGRERFQANEMRFRAANEALAGIKSLKITGREAHFLGRFAEASRRYTRVEPRREAANAAPIYFVQTLAFGAILVLVLYLIATEGNVQDVIPLLALYALAGYRLMPSLQQIFTAVTRIRYQRPIVESIHADLLAGDAPSFPDTRPEPLPFERSIALRGLSFRYEGAERPVLDRVSLTIPRHSSVAFVGPTGSGKTTLIDLLVGLLEPTRGGIYIDDTRLEAGAVCAWQARIGYVPQEVVLYDDTVTRNIAFGLPDSAIDRVRLERATRLASVHEFIEAMPEGYATALGERGVRLSGGQRQRIGLARALYFEPDVLVLDEATSALDGLTEAAVIQSIREAGAGITLIMIAHRLATVRHCDHIFLLDEGRIVAEGAYDDLIEDNALFRGMARVGAEA is encoded by the coding sequence ATGCTTGACCTGATCCGTATGCTCCGCGCCATCCTTACGGCGCGCGAGAAGAAGCATTTTGCCCTGCTCCTCGTGGCGATCTTTTTTATGGGGATGTTCGAGATGGCCGGCATCGCCTCCATCATGCCCTTCATGCAGCTGGTCGCCCAGCCCGAGGCCATCGAGCAGCAGCCGTGGCTCAAGGCCGTGTATACGCGGTTTGCATTCACGTCGTACCAGTCGTTCCTCATCGCCGTCGGCCTGCTGGTCCTCGGCCTGATGTCCGTCGCCAACGCTTTCACCGTGTTCACCCTGTGGCTCCAGCACCGCTTCGCCTGGGGTAGCTCCCACGCGATCGCAAACCGGCTGCTGCGCAAGTACATGAGCCAGCCGTACGGGTTTTTCCTGCAGAACAACACCTCCGTCCTCTCCAAACAGGTGCTGACCGAGGCGAACGAGCTGGCGCAAGGCGTTCTGCTCGGCATCGCCACGCTGGTGGCGCGGTCGTTTGTGACGCTCGCGATTTTCGGACTCCTGATGCTCGTGGACCCCGTCCTGGCCCTCATCATCCTGGCCACGTTCGGCGCCGTGTACGCCGTCGTTTACCGGGGCAGCCGGTCGTACCTCGGCCGGCTCGGGCGCGAGCGGTTTCAGGCGAACGAGATGCGGTTTCGGGCGGCGAACGAGGCGCTGGCCGGCATAAAATCCCTCAAGATCACCGGCCGCGAGGCGCACTTCCTGGGGCGCTTCGCCGAGGCCTCGCGTCGCTACACCCGCGTTGAGCCCCGACGCGAAGCGGCCAACGCCGCGCCGATTTATTTCGTGCAGACCCTTGCCTTCGGGGCGATCCTCGTGCTCGTCCTCTACCTCATAGCCACCGAGGGGAATGTGCAGGATGTAATCCCACTGCTGGCCCTGTACGCCCTCGCCGGCTACCGGCTGATGCCCTCGCTCCAGCAGATCTTCACCGCCGTTACCCGGATCCGGTATCAGCGGCCCATCGTCGAGTCGATCCACGCCGACCTGCTCGCCGGCGACGCGCCCTCGTTCCCCGACACCCGCCCCGAACCCCTGCCGTTTGAGCGGTCGATCGCGCTGCGCGGACTGTCCTTTCGCTACGAGGGCGCCGAACGGCCGGTGCTGGACCGCGTCAGCCTCACCATCCCCCGCCACAGCAGCGTCGCGTTTGTCGGCCCGACCGGCTCGGGCAAGACCACGCTGATCGACCTGCTGGTGGGCTTACTCGAGCCGACGCGCGGCGGCATCTACATCGACGACACGCGGCTGGAGGCCGGCGCCGTCTGCGCCTGGCAGGCACGCATCGGCTACGTCCCCCAGGAGGTCGTCCTCTACGACGACACGGTCACCCGCAACATCGCTTTTGGCCTCCCCGACTCCGCCATCGACCGCGTCCGCCTCGAACGGGCGACGCGGCTCGCCAGCGTGCACGAATTTATCGAGGCCATGCCCGAGGGCTACGCCACAGCCCTCGGCGAGCGGGGGGTGCGGCTGAGCGGGGGGCAGAGGCAGCGCATCGGGCTGGCCCGGGCGCTGTACTTCGAGCCCGACGTGCTGGTGCTCGACGAGGCCACGAGCGCGCTCGACGGCCTCACCGAGGCCGCCGTCATCCAGAGCATTCGCGAGGCCGGCGCCGGCATCACCCTCATCATGATCGCCCACCGCCTGGCCACCGTCCGCCACTGCGACCACATCTTCCTCCTCGACGAAGGCCGGATCGTCGCCGAAGGCGCGTACGACGACCTCATCGAAGACAACGCCCTCTTCCGCGGGATGGCCCGCGTGGGGGCGGAAGCGTAA
- a CDS encoding glycosyltransferase family 4 protein, protein MKILYYSPHPDLSLHSPSGYGTHMREMIKAFEEAGHEVRPLIVGDLKVAEAEAAPRLRDRVKPLVPALVWESARDAALLHRDRRLQITLEDNIQAFGPNLIYERASFMQCSGVEVAWRLGVRHVLEVNAPYLEERKAFSSGPSLFERKARAMERRQLSMTDRAVVVSSTLKDHFMAAHGLPEERFLVVPNAVDPDKIVVHPDRVHAIKTGYGLTDQFVVGFVGSLFRWHGVDRLIRAAAELRRRSDGLVVLIVGDGEIRAELEALAQSLGVSDIVRFTGNVAHEEVFDHIEAMDACVMPDSNWYGSPVKLFEYGAMRKPIVAPDNGPVRDVFTPFEDGLVVRNEAELAEMLRRLMADPEEGARFAGSFHRKVIERHTWRRNAEAVLETLAEAVV, encoded by the coding sequence ATGAAGATCCTATACTACTCGCCCCACCCCGACCTGTCGCTGCACAGTCCCTCGGGCTACGGCACCCACATGCGCGAAATGATCAAGGCCTTCGAGGAGGCCGGGCACGAGGTGCGGCCGCTGATCGTGGGGGATTTGAAGGTGGCTGAAGCGGAGGCTGCGCCAAGACTGCGCGACCGCGTGAAGCCGCTCGTACCGGCGCTCGTGTGGGAGTCCGCCCGTGACGCCGCGCTCCTCCATCGCGATCGACGCCTGCAGATCACACTCGAAGACAATATCCAGGCGTTTGGTCCGAACCTGATCTACGAGCGGGCCAGCTTCATGCAGTGCTCCGGTGTCGAGGTCGCCTGGCGGCTCGGCGTGCGGCACGTGTTGGAGGTGAATGCACCGTATCTCGAAGAACGCAAGGCCTTTTCAAGCGGCCCGTCCCTATTCGAGCGGAAGGCCCGAGCGATGGAGCGGCGGCAACTGAGCATGACCGATCGGGCGGTCGTCGTCTCCAGCACCCTGAAGGACCACTTTATGGCGGCGCACGGCCTTCCCGAAGAGCGATTTCTTGTCGTCCCGAACGCCGTCGATCCCGACAAAATCGTCGTCCATCCCGATCGGGTGCACGCCATCAAGACAGGGTATGGGCTCACCGACCAATTCGTGGTCGGGTTCGTGGGATCGCTCTTCCGGTGGCACGGGGTCGACCGCCTGATCCGGGCCGCGGCGGAGCTGCGCCGGCGGTCGGACGGGCTCGTCGTGTTGATTGTCGGCGATGGCGAGATCCGCGCAGAACTGGAGGCGCTCGCGCAGTCGCTGGGTGTATCCGATATCGTGCGTTTCACGGGCAATGTGGCCCATGAGGAGGTGTTCGACCACATTGAGGCGATGGATGCGTGCGTCATGCCTGATTCCAACTGGTATGGCTCCCCGGTGAAGCTATTCGAATACGGCGCCATGCGGAAGCCCATCGTCGCCCCGGACAACGGCCCTGTCCGCGACGTGTTCACACCGTTCGAGGACGGGCTGGTGGTGCGGAACGAGGCGGAGCTGGCCGAGATGCTCCGCCGGCTGATGGCCGATCCGGAAGAAGGCGCCCGCTTCGCCGGCTCGTT